One stretch of Roseimicrobium sp. ORNL1 DNA includes these proteins:
- a CDS encoding VTC domain-containing protein, producing MSVLPLRNTASATDELELKFHVPQQMTAPLRQWLGMTLKPHRHHADTTVCSIYFDTPEGLSFLEKAASDYRKTKYRVRWYADAAGRPLATPAFIEIKEKHGATRRKFRQPLPISGADLARMSFRDPSLTGLFQRHLPDGAESPPASLRPVLELRYLRRRYHHPIFPDSFCLDENIRCMRTHPGVAPSGTGHVLPMAVFEQKGPSREAVPLLQALPRFGARRAALSKYFLIMLQLLPHSRYS from the coding sequence TTGAGCGTTCTCCCACTCCGCAACACGGCATCAGCGACGGACGAACTGGAACTCAAATTCCACGTGCCGCAGCAGATGACCGCGCCGCTCCGGCAGTGGCTGGGCATGACCTTGAAGCCGCACCGGCACCATGCGGACACGACGGTGTGCTCCATCTACTTTGATACTCCTGAGGGCTTGTCGTTCCTGGAGAAGGCGGCCAGCGACTATCGAAAGACCAAGTACCGCGTGCGCTGGTACGCTGATGCAGCGGGGCGGCCTCTGGCGACGCCCGCGTTCATCGAGATTAAAGAGAAGCACGGCGCCACGCGGCGAAAGTTCCGCCAGCCGCTGCCCATCTCAGGCGCTGACCTCGCGCGCATGTCCTTTCGCGATCCCTCGCTCACCGGTCTGTTCCAGCGGCACTTGCCTGACGGCGCCGAGAGTCCACCAGCCAGCCTGCGCCCGGTGCTGGAGCTTCGCTACCTGCGGCGGCGTTATCACCATCCCATCTTTCCGGACAGCTTCTGCCTGGATGAAAACATCCGCTGCATGCGCACCCATCCCGGGGTGGCGCCATCCGGCACCGGGCATGTGTTGCCGATGGCGGTGTTTGAACAGAAGGGGCCATCACGCGAGGCGGTGCCGCTGCTGCAGGCGCTGCCACGATTCGGAGCCCGGCGCGCCGCGCTCTCCAAGTACTTCCTGATCATGCTGCAGCTTCTTCCTCATTCCCGATATTCATGA
- a CDS encoding DUF4956 domain-containing protein yields MTISDLQEAAQTIMFGGDTRRVADLGLFTLSLSLGAALLSSLVLSWAYSAFYGARATGSNVHRSFPLISIAVTAIFICVQFSLPLSLGLLGSLSIVRFRTPIKEPEEIGFIMLVIASSLCCASFNVAFLIAILGVAFVALMVLRWSPAFLSRRAGSGTLVIRCTGEQYRDALPSMISLIEAHLSKPSFDSLSTAEDACVLTWSFQKVCLVKSAELERKLQETLPQASVGVYYNNHANA; encoded by the coding sequence ATGACCATTTCTGATCTCCAGGAGGCCGCCCAAACCATCATGTTCGGTGGTGACACGCGTCGGGTGGCGGACCTCGGCCTTTTCACCCTCAGTCTTTCTCTCGGAGCTGCGTTGCTTTCATCGCTCGTCCTCTCGTGGGCTTACAGCGCCTTTTACGGCGCACGTGCCACGGGGAGTAATGTGCACCGCTCCTTTCCGCTCATCAGCATCGCGGTCACTGCGATTTTCATCTGCGTGCAGTTCTCGCTTCCGCTCTCGCTGGGCCTGCTGGGATCGCTGTCCATTGTGCGATTCCGCACTCCCATCAAGGAACCGGAGGAGATCGGCTTCATCATGTTGGTGATCGCCTCGTCCCTGTGTTGTGCCTCGTTTAATGTGGCGTTCCTCATCGCCATCCTCGGCGTCGCCTTTGTGGCGCTGATGGTGCTGCGCTGGAGTCCGGCCTTTCTGAGTCGCCGTGCTGGGTCGGGCACGCTGGTGATCCGTTGCACCGGAGAGCAGTACCGCGATGCCCTGCCCTCGATGATTTCGCTCATCGAGGCGCATCTGAGCAAGCCAAGCTTCGACAGCCTCTCCACCGCAGAGGATGCGTGCGTGCTGACGTGGTCATTTCAGAAGGTCTGTCTGGTGAAGTCCGCAGAGCTGGAGCGGAAGCTTCAGGAGACGCTGCCCCAGGCGTCGGTGGGTGTGTACTACAACAATCACGCCAACGCCTGA
- a CDS encoding CotH kinase family protein produces MRQLPSPSRQKKQSLLIGGCALALGALAWGTQYWRTPGQTGYELRARPELILGLDKVSARHAAMLREGMLHMSNTFASPEELASDSPAAVALFGKACPAPDAQLLAKDIPPSTALLPTQGEIAPGITVISIVCRSGDLYHEESGILANKEEAGREWERPAWLTAQLGGRVLVESPVGLRVHGGFNRKTPQTSFRLVFRSSHGGHDAAPAGLFFGGDAPASSEFVLTNASHPSRFKGALATEIASLTGCHTSQCTPAVVYLNGTRVPAPYFIYQRQSDEFVKQRFGLADVDWVRLKSRRPNENENYIVWRKWIRRERNPISMAEEAARFDLEELSAWVLAMTFTATSDNNQGGYFRDRASPDAVWRTLTWDMDQSFNNTTQVVEGKRINFCEQPFEAIIGDRSRLFFRLIEGSSEYRDYFRQFVRQKLETCLTDEKLMPLMDRYVSIARMQPDKAPQLLDELAQCREFLATRRNTYLQYVEQRLREAEEFQRKRMGQIAEN; encoded by the coding sequence ATGCGCCAGCTTCCTTCACCCTCACGGCAAAAGAAACAATCCCTGCTCATCGGCGGCTGCGCTCTTGCCTTGGGAGCTCTCGCATGGGGCACCCAGTACTGGCGCACGCCGGGACAGACGGGCTACGAACTCCGCGCACGTCCCGAGTTGATTCTTGGTCTGGACAAGGTCTCTGCGCGTCACGCGGCGATGCTGCGTGAAGGCATGCTCCATATGAGCAACACCTTCGCAAGTCCCGAAGAACTGGCCTCCGACTCTCCTGCCGCTGTGGCTTTATTCGGAAAGGCGTGTCCCGCGCCGGATGCCCAGCTCCTTGCAAAGGATATCCCACCCTCCACCGCATTGCTGCCGACGCAGGGAGAGATTGCCCCGGGCATTACGGTCATTTCCATCGTCTGCCGCAGCGGGGATCTCTACCACGAGGAATCGGGCATCCTCGCCAACAAAGAGGAAGCGGGACGGGAATGGGAGCGACCTGCCTGGCTCACGGCACAATTGGGTGGTCGTGTGCTCGTAGAGAGTCCCGTGGGCCTGCGTGTGCATGGCGGCTTCAATCGCAAGACACCGCAGACCAGCTTCCGCCTGGTGTTCCGCAGCAGCCACGGTGGGCATGACGCTGCGCCGGCGGGCTTGTTCTTTGGTGGCGATGCTCCGGCATCTTCCGAGTTCGTGCTTACGAATGCCTCGCACCCGAGCCGCTTCAAGGGAGCACTGGCCACAGAGATTGCCTCGCTCACGGGCTGCCACACCTCACAGTGCACGCCTGCAGTGGTCTACTTGAATGGCACACGTGTTCCCGCGCCCTACTTCATCTACCAGCGCCAGTCGGATGAATTTGTGAAGCAGCGCTTCGGTCTCGCGGATGTGGACTGGGTGCGCCTGAAGTCACGACGCCCCAACGAGAACGAGAACTACATCGTCTGGCGGAAATGGATCCGCCGTGAGCGCAATCCCATCTCGATGGCCGAGGAAGCAGCCCGCTTTGATTTGGAAGAACTCAGCGCCTGGGTGCTGGCCATGACCTTCACCGCGACGAGCGACAACAATCAGGGCGGATACTTCCGCGACCGCGCATCACCCGATGCCGTGTGGCGCACGCTCACCTGGGACATGGACCAGTCCTTCAACAACACCACACAAGTTGTCGAAGGAAAGCGCATCAACTTCTGCGAGCAACCCTTCGAAGCCATCATCGGAGATCGCTCCCGGTTGTTCTTCCGTCTCATCGAAGGCTCTTCAGAATATCGCGACTACTTCCGGCAATTCGTGCGCCAGAAGCTTGAGACCTGCCTGACCGATGAGAAGCTCATGCCGCTGATGGATCGCTATGTCAGTATCGCACGGATGCAGCCCGACAAAGCTCCACAACTGCTCGATGAACTGGCGCAGTGCCGGGAATTCCTGGCCACGCGACGGAACACCTATCTGCAATACGTAGAGCAACGCCTACGCGAGGCCGAGGAGTTTCAACGCAAGCGCATGGGACAAATCGCGGAGAACTGA
- a CDS encoding glycoside hydrolase family 71/99-like protein, which yields MSFSHLSVLAAAMLSVSTSATVVFAAESARVDASTITGKVVTGYQGWFRCEGDGSNNGWHHYGAKGKFEPGFAGIEMWPDVSELTPEEKFPTGFRHADGSVAPVFSSVKEATVRRHFEWMRDYGIDGAFLQRFGVQTRDKRFREPMDQVLAHCRAAASATGRGWILMYDLTGLKAGETTRVIEDWKRLVDEKRVARDGSDAAYFRHHGKPLISLWGLGFKESPLTLEEWSALITFFKEDPQYGGCSVMLGVPYHWRTLDRDSIADAKLHELISRADIVSPWAVGRLATPQDAANRVEKVLKPDVAWCQEKKVDYLPVIFPGFSWVNLSKGRGQAAKFDAIPRLGGQFLWSQAIAAKRAGAQMLYVAMFDEMDEATAIFKTSNTPPNSDATQFLAEPALPSDHYLWLTGKIGQMLRDKVDASDARPERQ from the coding sequence ATGTCGTTTTCCCATCTCTCCGTCCTTGCCGCCGCCATGCTGAGTGTGAGCACGAGCGCCACTGTGGTCTTTGCAGCGGAGTCGGCGCGGGTGGATGCCTCCACGATCACCGGCAAGGTCGTCACGGGATACCAGGGATGGTTCCGCTGCGAGGGAGATGGTAGCAACAACGGCTGGCACCACTACGGAGCGAAGGGCAAGTTTGAGCCGGGATTCGCCGGCATCGAGATGTGGCCGGATGTGTCAGAACTCACGCCTGAGGAAAAGTTCCCCACCGGCTTCCGCCATGCTGATGGCAGCGTGGCTCCTGTGTTCAGCTCGGTGAAGGAGGCTACCGTGCGGAGGCACTTTGAGTGGATGCGCGATTACGGCATTGATGGCGCCTTCCTCCAGCGGTTCGGCGTGCAGACGAGGGACAAGCGTTTCCGCGAGCCCATGGATCAAGTGCTGGCTCATTGCCGTGCCGCTGCGAGTGCCACCGGGCGCGGCTGGATTCTCATGTACGACCTCACTGGACTGAAGGCCGGAGAAACTACGCGTGTGATCGAGGACTGGAAACGGCTGGTGGATGAAAAGCGTGTGGCGCGTGATGGTTCGGACGCCGCGTACTTCCGCCATCATGGCAAGCCTCTCATTTCACTCTGGGGGCTGGGGTTCAAGGAAAGTCCCCTCACGCTGGAGGAGTGGTCTGCGCTCATCACTTTCTTCAAGGAGGATCCGCAATACGGCGGCTGCAGTGTGATGCTCGGCGTGCCTTATCACTGGCGCACGCTTGATCGGGATAGCATCGCTGATGCGAAGCTGCATGAACTCATCAGCCGTGCAGACATCGTGAGCCCGTGGGCCGTAGGTCGACTTGCCACCCCTCAGGATGCTGCGAATCGCGTGGAGAAAGTCTTGAAGCCCGATGTGGCATGGTGCCAGGAGAAGAAGGTGGACTATCTGCCGGTGATATTCCCCGGGTTCAGTTGGGTGAATCTCTCGAAGGGACGTGGACAGGCTGCGAAGTTTGACGCCATCCCCCGTCTCGGCGGCCAGTTCCTCTGGTCCCAGGCGATTGCTGCGAAACGCGCCGGGGCGCAAATGCTGTATGTGGCCATGTTTGACGAGATGGATGAAGCCACCGCCATCTTCAAGACCAGCAACACTCCGCCGAACTCCGACGCGACCCAATTCCTCGCCGAACCCGCACTGCCAAGTGACCACTACCTGTGGCTTACCGGAAAGATTGGGCAGATGCTGCGTGACAAAGTGGATGCGAGTGACGCCCGGCCGGAACGCCAATAG